A genomic segment from Hypomesus transpacificus isolate Combined female chromosome 13, fHypTra1, whole genome shotgun sequence encodes:
- the fbxl15 gene encoding F-box/LRR-repeat protein 15, with the protein MDNGTDGCRCHLLDLPWEDVLVTNVFCYLPLSHLVSLQRVSKQFHALIQVYLANCRTFDLTQIGASIPKEAFCSMLRDNKVLQNLALQNCSDWVTDSELLPVIGQNQHLLRVDMKGCVQLTRHSLVALSLSCMHLQHLGLAHCEWVDSLSLRSLADHCRGLQSIDLTACRQLKDEAICYLAKNCLKLRSVSVAVNANITDDSVEEVAKNCRELAQLDLTGCLRVRNQSIRTVAEYCPKLQSLKVNHCHNVTESSLDLLRKRNVEIDVEQPLQRALVLLQDVVGFAPFINLQI; encoded by the exons ATGGATAACGGAACAGATGGATGCAG ATGTCATCTACTGGACTTACCCTGGGAGGATGTGCTGGTTACAAATGTTTTCTGCTACTTGCCATTAAGTCATCTTGTCAGTCTACAGAGAGTTAGCAAGCAGTTTCATGCTCTCATTCAGGTTTACCTTGCCAACTGCCGGACCTTTGATCTCACTCAA ATAGGGGCTTCAATTCCCAAGGAGGCCTTTTGCTCTATGCTAAGGGACAACAAAGTTCTCCAGAACTTAGCATTGCAGAACTGCTCAGATTGGGTGACAGACAGTGAGCTGCTgcctgtgattggtcagaaCCAGCACCTGCTGAGAGTGGACATGAAGGGATGTGTTCAATTGACCCGCCACTCCCTGGTGGCCTTGTCTTTGAGCTGCATGCACCTTCAGCACCTGGGCCTGGCTCACTGCGAGTGGGTGGACAGCCTGTCCCTGCGCAGCCTGGCTGACCACTGCAGGGGGCTGCAATCCATAGACCTCACCGCCTGTCGCCAGCTCAAGGACGAGGCCATCTGTTATCTCGCCAAAAACTGTCTGAAGTTGAGGTCTGTGTCTGTGGCAGTCAATGCCAACATCACGGACGACTCTGTGGAGGAGGTGGCCAAGAACTGCAGGGAGCTAGCGCAGCTGGACCTGACAGGCTGTCTGCGGGTTAGGAACCAGTCCATCAG GACTGTTGCGGAATATTGCCCCAAGCTTCAGTCCCTAAAGGTGAATCACTGTCACAATGTTACTGAGTCCAGCCTGGATCTTTTACGCAAGCGGAATGTTGAAATTGATGTTGAACAACCACTACAGAGGGCACTAGTACTTTTACAGGATGTGGTGGGATTTGCACCCTTCATCAATCTTCAGATTTAG
- the gpx9 gene encoding glutathione peroxidase 9 isoform X1 — MEDKSVYDFNAETLDGLIVPLSNYRGMVLLIVNLATFUGSTIEEYHRLNALMEMFGDRNFTVLGFSCNQFGLQAPEGNHETLNILKYVRPGGGFVPKFPVFGKIEVNGLNEEPLFIYLKDSLPFVNSVIGDIRKLYWSPIKVNDIRWNFEKFLIKSDGEPFRRYELHGPIEEVERDIAELI, encoded by the exons ATGGAAGATAAATCTGTGTATGATTTTAATGCAGAGACCCTGGATGGACTCATAGTTCCACTCAGCAACTACAGAGGAATGGTCCTTCTCATTGTGAACCTTGCCACCTTCTGAGGGTCAACAATAGAGGAG TACCACAGGTTGAATGCACTAATGGAAATGTTTGGTGACCGCAACTTCACTGTCCTGGGATTCTCCTGCAATCAATTTGGTCTTCAGGCACCTG AGGGAAATCATGAAACTCTCAATATTCTAAAGTATGTGAGACCTGGTGGAGGGTTTGTCCCCAAGTTCCCTGTATTTGGCAAGATTGAGGTTAATGGATTAAATGAAGAACCTCTTTTCATTTATCTCAAG GACTCTTTGCCTTTTGTAAATTCTGTTATTGGAGATATAAGGAAATTGTACTGGTCACCAATTAAAGTCAATGACATACGTTGGAACTTTGAGAAGTTTCTAATTAAATCAGACGGTGAGCCTTTCAGACG GTATGAACTTCATGGCCCCATtgaagaggtggagagggataTTGCTGAACTTATTTAA
- the gpx9 gene encoding glutathione peroxidase 9 isoform X2, with protein sequence MEMFGDRNFTVLGFSCNQFGLQAPEGNHETLNILKYVRPGGGFVPKFPVFGKIEVNGLNEEPLFIYLKDSLPFVNSVIGDIRKLYWSPIKVNDIRWNFEKFLIKSDGEPFRRYELHGPIEEVERDIAELI encoded by the exons ATGGAAATGTTTGGTGACCGCAACTTCACTGTCCTGGGATTCTCCTGCAATCAATTTGGTCTTCAGGCACCTG AGGGAAATCATGAAACTCTCAATATTCTAAAGTATGTGAGACCTGGTGGAGGGTTTGTCCCCAAGTTCCCTGTATTTGGCAAGATTGAGGTTAATGGATTAAATGAAGAACCTCTTTTCATTTATCTCAAG GACTCTTTGCCTTTTGTAAATTCTGTTATTGGAGATATAAGGAAATTGTACTGGTCACCAATTAAAGTCAATGACATACGTTGGAACTTTGAGAAGTTTCTAATTAAATCAGACGGTGAGCCTTTCAGACG GTATGAACTTCATGGCCCCATtgaagaggtggagagggataTTGCTGAACTTATTTAA
- the ndufb8 gene encoding NADH dehydrogenase [ubiquinone] 1 beta subcomplex subunit 8, mitochondrial, giving the protein MAALGLRWWARALSKDKGTAIPTVLSGARAASGVSKGMLPGPFPTTPEEKAAAAKKYNMRVEDYEPFPDNGEGYGDYPKLADRSQHERDPWYKWDHPDLRRNWGEPMHWNFDMYTRNRVDTSPSPVDWGTMVKHLGGFIGFMLLMFYLGETFPSYQPVAPKQYPYNNLYLERGGNPEKQLEEVKNYEI; this is encoded by the exons ATGGCTGCCTTAGGTTTGCGATGGTGGGCTCGAGCCCTTTCCAAGGATAAAGGGACAGCCATTCCAACTGTACTCTCTGGAGCCAGAGCAG CGTCTGGAGTTTCGAAAGGCATGTTGCCCGGTCCCTTCCCCACAACCCCCGAGGAGAAGGCAGCAGCGGCAAAGAAGTACAATATGAGGGTTGAGGACTATGAACCATTTCCAGATAATGGCGAGGG ATACGGTGATTACCCAAAACTGGCAGATCGATCCCAGCATGAGAGAGATCCTTGGTACAAATGGGACCATCCTGACCTGAGGAGGAACTGGGGAGAGCCA aTGCACTGGAACTTTGACATGTACACCAGGAACCGTGTGGACACATCCCCCAGCCCGGTCGACTGGGGCACAATGGTCAAACACTTGGGTGGCTTCATTGGGTTCATGCTGTTGATGTTCTACCTTGGGGAGACATTTCCTTCTTACCAGCCTGTG GCACCCAAACAGTACCCTTACAACAACTTGTACCTCGAAAGGGGAGGGAATCCTGAAAAACAGCTTGAAGAAGTCAAAAATTATGAAATATAA